The genomic region TCGCCGAGTACAATCCCACGCGCATCGCGCTCGAAGCGGTGTACTACCTCAGCGGCAGCATGGTGTTGAGCGGATTCGCCGCCATGCTCGAGTGGCGCTTTCTCTCCAAGCGATTCGGTTCTCTGATTCCCACTCGGCCGGGCGCGCGTGGCGTCGGCCGAAATCGTGTATAATCAGAACGACCGTTGTCCGGTCCCGCTCGCCGGGACCGTTTGACCAAGGACGGCAGCCACGACTTAACGCCGCTCCCAAAGAGGAGGCGCTTGATGAGTGCCGTTCCGACGCGTGTCGCGCGCTTCACCCCGCCGTCGCGAATCACAGCGGCGGCGCTCGTCGCCGGCCTCATGCTGTCGCCAGCGCGAACGGTTGCCGCCCAGGACCACTCGCGCATCGACCGCTTTCTGCAGAGCTACGTCGACTCGAACCGGATCGGCGGCGCGGTCGTGCTCGTGTTGCGCGACGGCAAAGTCGTCCATGAAAGGGCCGTGGGGTGGGCGGACCGAGAAGCGAAGCGGCCGATGACCGCCGACGCAATCTTCCGCATCGCGTCGGAATCCAAGCCCGTGACGTCGGTGGCGATCCTGCAGCTCGCCGAGGCGGGCAAGCTGTCGATCGACGATCCGGTGTCGCGCTGGCTGCCGACCTACGCGAAGACATTCGTCGCGAGCGACGCGCCGGGGGACAGCGGCCGCACCCTCATGCCCGCGCGCCGTCCGATCATCATACGAGATCTCATCACCCACACGGCCGGGATCTCGTACGGACTCGAGCCGCAGGTCGCGGCCCGCTACGCGGCCAAGGCGCTGGGTCCCGGCGCGGGCGCTGGGCTCGGGTGGTACACAGCGGACAAGGATGAACCGGCCTGCGCGACGATGGAGCGGCTCGGCACCCTCCCGTTCGTCGCGCAGCCGGGGGAGCGTTGGGTATTCGGGTACAACCTCGACATCCTGGGATGCGTCGTCGAACGCGCGGCCGGCATGCCGCTCGACAAGTACGTCCACGATCGGATCACCGCACCGCTCGGCATGAACGAGACGTATTTTTTCCTGCCTGCCGGAATGCGCGCGCGGCTCGTCGCGGTCTACGCGAGCGATTCCACGAAGCACGCCGCTCGCGCGCCCGATGGGCCGCGTGGACAGGGCAACTACGTGGACGGCCCGCGCAAAAACTTCGCGGGCGGGGCGGGGCTGCTCTCGACGGCGAGCGACTACTCGCGGTTTCTGGAGATGATCCGCGGCGGCGGCACGCTCGGCGGCGTGCGAATTCTCTCATCGCGCTCGGTCGATCTCATGACGCACAACCAGATTGGCGCGCGGTATGGAGTGCCGGGGCAGGGGTTCGGCTTCGGCTTCTACACGATCGACAGCCTCGGCGCGGATGGGCCGAAGTCGCTCGGGACGTTCGGTTGGCGCGGAGGCTACGGCACGATCGCGTTCGTGGACCCGAAGGAGAAGCTCACGGTCGTATTCATGATCAACCAGATCCCGAACACGGCCGACTTGGCGGCACGACTCCCGTCAGAGGTGTACGCGGCGCTTCTGGGTCGCTGAGACCGGCCTACTCCGATCGCATCGATTCGACTGGATCGATACGCGTCGCTTTGAGCGCGGGAACGACTGCCGCGACGATCGCGACGGTGAAGAGGACCGCGCCCATCGCGGCGAAGAGGGGCGCGTCGTACTGATCGCCGTCGAACGAGAAGGCGTACAGCCAGTTCATCGTGTACTTCGTGCAGAGCAGACCGACCGCGATTCCACCCAGCGCTACCGCGTTGCCTTCGCGAAGAACTGCGCGAAGGATGTGACGGGTGTCCGCGCCCAGCGCGATGCGGACGCCGAACTCGCGCTTGCGCTCGGCGACGGAGTGCGCGACGACGCCGTAGATGCCGAGCGCCGCGAGACCGAGCGCCAGCAGGGTGAACAGCTCGAAGATGTCCGCCACGAAGTCGTGGCTCTCGCGAAGCCGCAGGAGTCCCATCGCGTCTTCCATCGTTTCCACGTTCGTTGTCCACGACGCAGGAAGCTTGGCGAACGCGCGGCGGACGTTGAGGGGCATGTGTTCGGCATCGCGCCGCGCACGAACAATGACGTTCGCCGTGTACCCGAACTTGCTGGCGACAAACGAGTCCGTCGCCGCCGGCCGGTAGTACATCGCCCCGAGCGAGTGCGGCGGCGGCGCGTGCGG from Gemmatimonadaceae bacterium harbors:
- a CDS encoding serine hydrolase domain-containing protein gives rise to the protein MSAVPTRVARFTPPSRITAAALVAGLMLSPARTVAAQDHSRIDRFLQSYVDSNRIGGAVVLVLRDGKVVHERAVGWADREAKRPMTADAIFRIASESKPVTSVAILQLAEAGKLSIDDPVSRWLPTYAKTFVASDAPGDSGRTLMPARRPIIIRDLITHTAGISYGLEPQVAARYAAKALGPGAGAGLGWYTADKDEPACATMERLGTLPFVAQPGERWVFGYNLDILGCVVERAAGMPLDKYVHDRITAPLGMNETYFFLPAGMRARLVAVYASDSTKHAARAPDGPRGQGNYVDGPRKNFAGGAGLLSTASDYSRFLEMIRGGGTLGGVRILSSRSVDLMTHNQIGARYGVPGQGFGFGFYTIDSLGADGPKSLGTFGWRGGYGTIAFVDPKEKLTVVFMINQIPNTADLAARLPSEVYAALLGR